In Bacteroidia bacterium, one genomic interval encodes:
- a CDS encoding biosynthetic peptidoglycan transglycosylase, producing the protein MRNKINSFCTSFHTKTQGNISIGKIKFNGLRVIEIESISLVSPINDTLFYADTFMVQLSLLKLIRLKNPVSNFLASDINIKIASGDSISNYSFLFRKSKPEVTEKSQVQSTQASKVFTIWNKITDLSDLSFNLKRCKITVIRNKETRNFYFPEIINRRGNCRFTAYSNDHIQTEKWQAGFIMDGDKNEMSLNIKKLSGENWLPFFDVDNKPKISYSAISLQIKQTSKKDTIFQVKTELDSLRVNYWRIANDDVDFSKLSFSGICSFNNQQIETDSAANITINKINFKTKASYDRKQSPRYALSLSFDESADDFFESLPKGIFYHFKNFKAKGRLKFDLNFALDMEAPDSLIFNSGLTANQLVIEKYGDENFSRINNTFLFDAYDGDRLQRSFLIGPENSDFTPLNEISHYLQYAVLTSEDPSFFYHRGFIPDAFKESMIENIKAKRFVRGGSTISMQLVKNVFLSREKTISRKLQEMLIVWLIENKGLVSKERMFEIYLNAIEWGPGIYGIKEASQFYFSKLPSQLNLAESIFLASIIPRPKYYRYSFDKEGNLKPYLASYFKIVSNRMLSKTWISPIDTFNLQPQVKLKGPALKIVMPADSSITDSLQWNQSNELF; encoded by the coding sequence GTGCGTAATAAAATAAACTCCTTCTGTACTTCTTTCCATACTAAAACCCAAGGCAACATCAGTATTGGAAAAATTAAATTCAATGGACTTAGAGTAATTGAGATTGAAAGCATCAGTTTGGTTTCTCCTATAAATGATACCTTGTTTTATGCAGATACTTTTATGGTGCAGCTTTCCTTGCTGAAACTTATTCGTCTGAAAAATCCTGTTTCCAATTTTTTAGCGTCTGACATTAATATTAAAATTGCTTCAGGAGATTCAATTAGTAATTATTCCTTCCTTTTCAGAAAATCCAAACCGGAAGTAACCGAAAAATCACAGGTACAAAGTACTCAAGCTTCAAAAGTATTTACCATTTGGAATAAGATAACAGACCTCTCTGACTTAAGTTTTAATTTGAAGCGATGTAAAATAACTGTAATCAGAAATAAAGAAACCAGAAACTTTTACTTTCCTGAAATCATAAACCGCAGAGGGAATTGTCGCTTTACTGCTTACAGCAACGACCATATACAAACCGAAAAATGGCAGGCAGGCTTTATAATGGATGGTGATAAAAATGAAATGTCCTTAAACATTAAAAAACTATCCGGTGAAAACTGGCTTCCATTCTTTGATGTTGACAACAAACCAAAAATTTCCTATTCGGCTATTTCTTTACAAATAAAACAAACTTCAAAAAAGGATACAATATTTCAGGTTAAGACAGAACTGGATAGCCTGAGAGTAAACTATTGGCGCATTGCCAATGATGATGTTGATTTTAGCAAACTTTCGTTTTCAGGAATTTGCTCATTCAATAATCAGCAGATTGAAACCGATAGTGCTGCAAATATTACAATCAATAAAATAAATTTTAAAACAAAAGCCTCTTACGACAGAAAACAATCACCCCGATATGCACTTTCATTATCATTTGATGAAAGTGCTGATGACTTCTTTGAATCGCTCCCTAAGGGTATTTTCTACCATTTCAAAAATTTTAAAGCAAAAGGAAGATTAAAATTTGATTTGAACTTTGCACTAGACATGGAAGCCCCCGATTCACTGATATTCAATTCAGGCTTAACAGCTAATCAGTTGGTAATTGAAAAATATGGCGATGAAAATTTTTCTCGAATAAACAACACGTTTTTGTTTGATGCCTATGATGGTGACAGACTTCAGCGAAGCTTTCTCATTGGTCCTGAAAACAGTGATTTTACGCCTCTAAATGAAATCAGTCACTATCTGCAATATGCTGTTCTCACCTCTGAAGATCCATCTTTTTTCTACCATCGTGGCTTTATTCCCGATGCCTTTAAAGAAAGTATGATTGAAAACATTAAGGCAAAAAGGTTTGTTCGTGGTGGCAGCACTATCAGCATGCAATTGGTGAAAAATGTGTTTCTGTCTCGAGAAAAAACCATTTCGCGTAAGCTTCAGGAGATGCTTATTGTTTGGTTAATAGAAAACAAAGGGCTGGTAAGCAAGGAGCGGATGTTTGAAATTTATCTTAATGCAATTGAATGGGGTCCCGGAATTTATGGAATAAAAGAAGCATCACAATTTTATTTCAGTAAGCTTCCTTCGCAACTGAATCTTGCAGAGAGTATCTTTCTTGCCTCAATAATCCCCAGACCAAAATATTATCGTTATTCTTTTGATAAAGAAGGCAACTTAAAACCTTATCTTGCCTCCTACTTCAAAATCGTTAGCAATAGAATGCTTTCTAAAACTTGGATTTCGCCAATAGATACATTCAATCTTCAACCACAGGTAAAACTTAAAGGACCGGCATTGAAAATCGTAATGCCTGCTGATAGTTCAATTACTGATTCGTTGCAGTGGAATCAGTCGAATGAATTATTTTAA
- a CDS encoding glutathione peroxidase, translated as MKLLLIMFAFLFGPASTATSIYEFKVDGLSGGQIDFSKYKGKKILIVNTASKCGYTPQYSDLEKLYEQYKEKLVIVGFPANNFLWQEPGSNNEIAEFCKKNYDVTFPMAAKVSVKGRDMHPLFRWLIEQPNADFTGGIKWNFEKFLIDENGKLIHRFRSSVSPTSTEITKYL; from the coding sequence ATGAAACTGTTACTTATTATGTTCGCATTTCTTTTTGGCCCTGCTTCAACAGCTACTTCAATTTATGAGTTTAAAGTAGATGGCCTTTCCGGAGGACAGATTGACTTTTCAAAATATAAAGGCAAGAAAATATTGATTGTAAATACAGCCTCTAAATGTGGATATACACCACAGTACAGCGATTTGGAAAAACTGTATGAACAATATAAAGAAAAATTAGTTATTGTTGGATTTCCGGCAAACAATTTTCTGTGGCAGGAGCCAGGCAGTAATAATGAAATTGCAGAGTTCTGTAAGAAAAATTATGATGTAACTTTCCCGATGGCAGCAAAAGTTTCTGTTAAAGGTAGAGATATGCATCCACTTTTTCGTTGGCTTATAGAACAACCAAATGCAGATTTTACAGGTGGCATTAAATGGAACTTTGAGAAATTTTTAATTGATGAAAACGGAAAACTTATACATCGCTTTCGTTCAAGCGTCTCACCTACAAGCACTGAGATTACAAAATATCTTTAG
- the rimO gene encoding 30S ribosomal protein S12 methylthiotransferase RimO: protein MRTKTSKQLKVNVVTLGCSKNVVDSEVLMGQLRANEIEVEHESKRQAEIVIINTCGFIDNAKQESIDTILHYAKEKEKGKIEKLIVTGCLSERYKPDLEKEIKGIDNIFGTRDLPLLLKTLGADYKHELIGERLVTTPRHFAYMKISEGCDRPCSFCAIPLMRGAHISKPIEELVQEAKILAAKGTKELLLIAQDSTFYGLDIYKERKLASLMEQLCTVDGIEWIRLHYAFPSGFPLDVLDVMQRENKICKYLDIPLQHASDSMLKSMRRGITSDKTRALLDTVRNKIPNIAIRTTFISGYPGETEQDHETLIRFLEELRFERVGVFTYSHEENTHAYTLNDDVDETTKQRRLDELMQVQQNISDSINQKKIGKSFKTLFDRKEGNYFVGRTEYDSPEVDNEVLVDANENYVRVGDFANIKITSAEAFDLYGTLS from the coding sequence ATGAGAACAAAAACATCCAAACAGTTAAAGGTTAACGTTGTTACTCTTGGTTGCAGTAAAAACGTAGTTGATTCCGAAGTGCTGATGGGGCAGCTACGTGCCAATGAAATAGAAGTGGAGCATGAGTCGAAACGACAAGCAGAAATTGTAATTATAAATACCTGTGGTTTTATTGATAATGCAAAACAAGAGTCAATAGACACAATTCTACATTATGCAAAGGAGAAGGAAAAAGGTAAAATCGAAAAGTTGATTGTTACAGGTTGCCTTTCCGAAAGATACAAACCCGATTTAGAGAAAGAGATTAAAGGAATTGACAACATTTTTGGAACACGTGATTTACCATTACTTCTTAAAACACTTGGAGCAGACTATAAGCATGAGTTGATTGGAGAGCGGTTGGTAACAACACCACGTCATTTTGCCTATATGAAAATTTCAGAGGGTTGCGACCGTCCTTGTTCTTTTTGTGCCATTCCATTGATGCGCGGTGCACATATTTCAAAACCAATAGAAGAGTTGGTGCAGGAAGCAAAAATTTTAGCAGCCAAAGGCACAAAAGAATTACTGCTTATAGCACAAGATTCTACATTTTATGGATTGGACATTTATAAGGAAAGAAAACTTGCGAGTTTGATGGAGCAGTTGTGCACCGTTGATGGTATTGAGTGGATTCGCCTGCATTATGCATTTCCTTCAGGGTTTCCACTTGATGTCCTTGATGTAATGCAAAGAGAAAATAAAATTTGTAAGTATTTAGATATTCCACTTCAGCATGCCAGTGACAGTATGTTAAAGAGTATGCGCAGGGGAATTACAAGTGATAAAACAAGGGCGTTGTTAGACACCGTGCGAAATAAAATTCCAAATATTGCCATTCGTACAACATTCATTTCGGGTTATCCGGGCGAGACAGAGCAGGATCATGAAACATTAATACGTTTTCTTGAAGAATTACGATTTGAGAGGGTGGGAGTTTTTACTTATTCGCATGAGGAAAACACGCATGCTTACACATTGAATGATGATGTTGATGAAACAACCAAGCAACGCAGATTAGACGAATTGATGCAGGTACAACAGAATATTTCTGACAGCATAAATCAGAAAAAAATCGGAAAAAGTTTCAAAACACTTTTCGACAGGAAAGAAGGGAACTATTTTGTTGGAAGAACAGAGTATGATTCACCGGAAGTTGATAATGAAGTTTTAGTAGATGCTAATGAAAATTATGTACGTGTAGGTGATTTCGCCAATATAAAAATTACTTCTGCCGAGGCGTTTGATTTATATGGTACACTTAGTTAA